One Candidatus Rokuibacteriota bacterium DNA segment encodes these proteins:
- a CDS encoding glycoside hydrolase family 19 protein → MTVPMARYEDLVMYVDFLNEGMTRFEINTPNRIAAFIAQLAHESGDFRHTEENLNYSWAGLRKTWPGKFTTDAIAQQYHRQPERIANVVYAGRYGNGAEASGDGWKYRGRGLIQLTFHDNYVAYSRAITEPSVISAPSPVAQPRHAALSACWFWQSHGLNSIADAGDQAGFNQISFKMNGGWNGKEDRLENWAEARAVMLA, encoded by the coding sequence ATGACGGTGCCGATGGCCCGCTACGAGGACCTCGTCATGTACGTCGACTTCCTGAACGAGGGCATGACCCGGTTCGAGATCAACACGCCCAACCGGATCGCCGCGTTCATCGCGCAGCTCGCTCACGAGTCAGGCGATTTCCGTCACACCGAAGAGAACCTGAACTACTCATGGGCGGGACTGCGGAAAACCTGGCCCGGGAAGTTCACGACCGACGCAATCGCGCAGCAGTATCACCGCCAGCCCGAGCGGATCGCCAACGTCGTCTATGCCGGCCGCTACGGCAACGGCGCCGAAGCCAGCGGCGACGGCTGGAAGTATCGCGGGCGCGGCCTGATCCAGCTCACGTTTCATGACAACTACGTCGCCTATTCCCGGGCAATCACCGAGCCGTCCGTCATCAGTGCGCCTTCGCCTGTCGCCCAACCGCGCCACGCCGCCCTGTCGGCGTGCTGGTTCTGGCAAAGCCACGGCCTCAACTCGATCGCCGATGCGGGCGACCAGGCCGGCTTCAACCAGATCAGCTTCAAGATGAACGGCGGATGGAACGGCAAGGAGGACCGGCTTGAGAACTGGGCGGAGGCCCGGGCAGTCATGCTGGCGTGA
- a CDS encoding ABC transporter substrate-binding protein has protein sequence MTHRKSMVLALAVALEIAIAQSAWGASPKEVLETFFGGANAILRSADAERGTEAPRQAIRALVNEIFDYRDAAARALGPAWQSRTPSQQAEFVRLFADFLERGYIAFVGTKANVSGGMQIRYLEESITGDSAAVATSLLTRNGSDLDVDYFMVRRGGRWMVRDVVVDGMSLIANYRAQFNRILSSSSYSELVARMQGDTPEVPRPAVAAAALAAPVAQVAPVAQVAPVAQVPKVAPAPTVAPAVAPAPQPTKPASPPAVVVPAVIAPPVVRQEVQLAARPVEIAAPRVEVIRVSAPEPAIPVQAAPKGASRVVASHYWIQVGAFRTVGAAVQLAEGLRRQGMAASNDPLTSAPGHPAGALARVRVGPFATHSDAQSKLRELIARGYAPFIAAARH, from the coding sequence ATGACCCACCGCAAGTCCATGGTGCTGGCTCTCGCTGTGGCGCTGGAGATCGCAATCGCCCAGTCTGCCTGGGGGGCGTCGCCGAAAGAAGTGCTGGAGACCTTCTTCGGGGGCGCGAACGCGATCCTGCGATCCGCCGACGCGGAGCGAGGGACAGAGGCGCCGCGACAGGCCATCCGCGCGCTCGTCAACGAGATCTTCGACTACCGGGACGCCGCCGCGCGGGCCCTCGGCCCCGCGTGGCAGTCGAGGACCCCGTCCCAGCAGGCGGAGTTCGTCCGGCTCTTTGCCGATTTCCTCGAGCGCGGCTACATCGCCTTCGTCGGCACGAAGGCGAACGTGAGCGGCGGCATGCAGATCCGCTACCTCGAAGAATCCATCACCGGCGACTCGGCCGCCGTGGCAACCAGCCTGCTCACCCGCAACGGAAGCGATCTCGACGTCGACTACTTCATGGTCCGACGGGGCGGGCGCTGGATGGTCCGGGACGTGGTCGTCGACGGGATGAGCCTCATCGCGAACTACCGGGCGCAGTTCAACCGGATACTCAGCAGCTCGTCGTATTCGGAACTGGTTGCTAGAATGCAGGGCGATACGCCCGAGGTCCCGCGGCCGGCTGTCGCCGCGGCGGCGCTAGCGGCGCCTGTGGCGCAAGTGGCGCCAGTGGCTCAAGTGGCGCCAGTGGCTCAAGTACCGAAGGTCGCGCCAGCTCCGACGGTGGCGCCGGCAGTGGCACCGGCCCCCCAGCCCACCAAGCCCGCGTCACCCCCGGCAGTGGTTGTACCGGCGGTGATCGCGCCGCCGGTCGTCCGCCAGGAGGTTCAACTGGCGGCGCGCCCCGTCGAGATCGCGGCCCCGAGGGTCGAAGTCATCCGCGTGAGCGCGCCCGAGCCCGCGATCCCCGTCCAGGCAGCGCCCAAGGGCGCGAGCCGGGTGGTCGCGAGCCACTACTGGATCCAGGTGGGAGCGTTCAGGACGGTGGGGGCCGCGGTGCAGCTGGCTGAAGGGCTTCGCCGCCAAGGCATGGCGGCCTCGAATGATCCGCTCACGAGCGCGCCGGGGCATCCGGCGGGGGCGCTGGCGCGGGTGCGCGTGGGGCCCTTCGCGACTCACTCGGACGCCCAGTCGAAGCTTCGCGAGCTCATAGCGCGCGGCTACGCGCCGTTCATCGCCGCAGCGCGCCACTGA
- a CDS encoding aldo/keto reductase, whose amino-acid sequence MRHVRLGRTGLRVSRLCLGTMTFGLQCDEAASAAILDRAAAGGITFLDAADVYPLGGTFDTVGRTEEILGRWLASRRHDFVVATKCAGALSAKPWDRGASRKHILDAIEGSLRRLRTDYVDLYQIHHPDPETPMDETLRALDDVVRAGKARHVGCSNYPAWQVARALGRSEAQGLARFDSVQPRYNLLFRQIERELLPLCGVEGIGVIPYNPLAGGFLSGKHRRETGPTAGTRFTLGTAAGRYQERYWHEREFATVEELRPLAAAAGMSMAQMAVAWVLAHPAVTAPIIGASRPEQLDDVLAAADKGLAADLKARLDEMTREYRYGDDPR is encoded by the coding sequence ATGCGCCATGTCCGCCTCGGCCGCACCGGTCTCCGGGTCTCCCGCCTCTGTCTCGGCACGATGACGTTCGGGCTGCAGTGCGACGAGGCGGCCTCGGCTGCCATCCTCGACCGCGCGGCCGCGGGCGGGATCACCTTCCTCGACGCGGCGGACGTCTATCCGCTGGGCGGCACCTTCGATACTGTGGGCCGCACCGAGGAGATCCTGGGGCGGTGGCTCGCGAGCCGGCGCCACGACTTCGTGGTCGCCACCAAGTGCGCCGGCGCTTTGAGCGCGAAGCCCTGGGACCGCGGCGCCTCCCGCAAGCACATCCTCGACGCCATCGAGGGCTCGCTGCGCCGCCTCCGCACCGACTACGTCGACCTCTACCAGATCCATCACCCCGACCCCGAGACGCCGATGGACGAGACCTTGCGCGCGCTCGACGACGTGGTGCGGGCGGGCAAGGCGCGCCATGTCGGCTGCTCGAACTACCCCGCGTGGCAGGTGGCGAGGGCGCTCGGCAGGAGCGAGGCGCAGGGGCTGGCGCGCTTCGACTCGGTCCAGCCGCGCTACAACCTGCTCTTCCGCCAGATCGAGCGCGAGCTGCTGCCGCTCTGCGGGGTCGAGGGCATCGGCGTCATCCCGTACAACCCGCTGGCGGGAGGCTTCCTCTCGGGCAAGCACCGCAGGGAGACGGGCCCGACGGCGGGCACCCGCTTCACGCTCGGTACCGCGGCCGGGCGCTACCAGGAGCGCTACTGGCACGAGCGGGAGTTCGCCACTGTGGAAGAGCTGCGCCCGCTGGCGGCCGCGGCCGGGATGTCCATGGCGCAGATGGCGGTCGCGTGGGTCCTGGCGCATCCGGCCGTCACGGCCCCCATCATCGGGGCAAGCCGGCCCGAGCAGCTCGACGACGTGCTGGCCGCCGCAGACAAGGGGCTGGCCGCCGACCTCAAGGCGCGGCTCGACGAGATGACGCGCGAATACCGCTACGGCGACGACCCCCGGTGA
- a CDS encoding D-2-hydroxyacid dehydrogenase family protein has translation MADWKSLPTGTEVVVFKDHLADEDALAARLADFDIIMALRERTPFPRSLLERLPKLKLLITAGMRNASIDMKAAADRGVLVCGTAGLPYPTAELAWGLILSLARRIPAEDRATREGRWQTSVGLGLNGKTLGVLGLGTLGSRAARVGRAFEMEVLAWSQNLTAERAAEVGASLTTKDELLARSDFVSIHLVLGERTRGLIGARELGLMKRSAYLVNTSRGPIVEEAAVIRALQDGTIAGAGLDVFDEEPLPPDHPFRRLPNTAITPHLGYVTEETYRVFYGQALEDIKAYLGGTPLRVLRP, from the coding sequence ATGGCCGACTGGAAGAGCTTGCCGACAGGCACGGAGGTCGTGGTCTTCAAGGACCATCTCGCCGACGAGGACGCGCTCGCGGCGCGGCTGGCCGATTTCGACATCATCATGGCCCTGCGCGAGCGGACGCCGTTCCCGCGATCGCTGCTCGAGCGCCTGCCGAAGCTCAAGCTCCTCATCACCGCGGGCATGCGGAACGCCTCCATCGACATGAAGGCGGCGGCCGACCGCGGCGTCCTCGTCTGCGGCACGGCCGGGCTGCCGTACCCGACGGCGGAGCTGGCGTGGGGCTTGATCCTCTCGCTCGCCCGGCGCATCCCCGCCGAGGACCGCGCGACGCGCGAGGGGCGCTGGCAGACGAGCGTCGGGCTCGGCTTGAACGGCAAGACGCTCGGGGTCCTCGGGCTCGGGACGCTGGGCTCGCGCGCGGCGCGGGTAGGGCGCGCGTTCGAGATGGAAGTGCTCGCGTGGAGCCAGAACCTCACGGCCGAGCGCGCCGCCGAGGTGGGGGCGAGCCTCACGACAAAAGACGAGCTGCTCGCGCGCTCGGACTTCGTCTCGATCCACCTGGTCCTGGGCGAGCGCACCCGCGGGCTCATCGGCGCGCGCGAGCTGGGTCTCATGAAGCGGAGCGCGTACCTCGTCAACACCTCGCGGGGCCCCATCGTGGAGGAGGCCGCGGTGATCCGCGCGCTCCAGGACGGCACGATCGCCGGCGCCGGGCTCGATGTCTTCGACGAGGAGCCGCTGCCGCCCGACCATCCGTTCCGGCGGCTCCCCAACACCGCGATCACGCCTCATCTCGGCTATGTCACCGAGGAGACCTACCGGGTCTTCTACGGCCAGGCCCTCGAAGATATCAAGGCATACCTCGGCGGCACGCCGCTCCGGGTGCTGCGCCCCTAG
- a CDS encoding DedA family protein has product MLDWLIDFVWSIGSWGYVVVFLGAALESSAFLGLLVPGESLVIVSGVLASAGLFELPTLIAVVSAGAVVGDSIGYELGRRLGRPWLLRRGARLGFHRDRIEAVDAFFKRHGGKAVLIGRFIGFLRALAPFVAGSARMPYGRFLAYNVAGAILWTVACVFLGYFLGAAWPIAEKWVGRAGLVLGVVVVAVAAWWLRRRHRKRRGRQRR; this is encoded by the coding sequence ATGCTCGACTGGCTCATCGATTTCGTCTGGAGCATCGGCTCGTGGGGCTACGTGGTCGTCTTCCTCGGCGCCGCGCTGGAGTCGTCCGCCTTCCTCGGCCTGCTCGTGCCCGGGGAGAGCCTTGTGATCGTCTCCGGGGTTCTCGCTTCGGCGGGTCTCTTCGAGCTACCCACGCTGATCGCAGTCGTGTCCGCCGGCGCCGTGGTCGGCGACTCCATCGGCTACGAGCTGGGTCGGCGCCTTGGGCGCCCGTGGCTCCTGCGGCGGGGGGCGCGGCTGGGGTTCCACCGGGACCGCATCGAAGCCGTGGACGCGTTCTTCAAGCGCCACGGCGGCAAGGCGGTGCTCATCGGCCGCTTCATCGGCTTCCTGCGGGCGCTGGCGCCATTCGTGGCGGGCTCGGCGCGGATGCCGTACGGCCGTTTCCTGGCCTACAACGTGGCCGGCGCGATCCTCTGGACCGTCGCGTGCGTCTTCCTTGGCTACTTCCTCGGCGCGGCCTGGCCGATCGCGGAGAAGTGGGTCGGCCGTGCCGGCCTCGTGCTCGGAGTCGTCGTCGTCGCGGTGGCCGCATGGTGGCTCCGCCGCCGGCACCGGAAGCGCCGCGGTCGACAGCGCCGCTAG
- a CDS encoding mandelate racemase/muconate lactonizing enzyme family protein produces the protein MKIAKLESLHADAGTRNFDFLKLTTDTGLVGWSEYNETFGGPGLSAVIERLAPAVIGKDPRAWEAHVTHMYAVRRQSSGGVVQQAIAAIENAMLDVKARALGIPVYEMLGGPVRDRIRLYWSHCGTYRVRAHKEMQIPPVRSLDDIVKLGKEVVAKGYTALKTNVLLFGDNPRNYAPGFARAAEGFPELNPDRYVIKGIQDQLAAFREGAGPNMDIMVDLNFNYKTEGFVKMARAMEPFDLLWMELDTRDPKALQYIRSRAPMPVASCESLFGRRDYRPYFENYSVDVAIIDTPWNGVGESVKIANMADTYEINIAPHNFYGPLATMMSAHFCAVVPNLRIMETDPDTVPWHDDLVTVKPAIKDGHMSLPTGPGWGTEINEATVRAHPPRQR, from the coding sequence ATGAAAATCGCCAAGCTCGAATCGCTCCACGCCGACGCGGGAACGCGCAACTTCGACTTCCTCAAGCTCACGACCGACACGGGGCTCGTGGGCTGGAGCGAGTACAACGAGACCTTCGGCGGCCCCGGCCTCTCGGCGGTGATCGAGCGCCTGGCGCCCGCCGTCATCGGCAAGGACCCTCGCGCCTGGGAGGCGCACGTCACCCACATGTACGCCGTCCGGCGCCAGTCGTCCGGCGGCGTGGTCCAGCAGGCTATCGCCGCCATTGAGAACGCGATGCTCGACGTCAAGGCGCGCGCCCTCGGCATCCCCGTGTACGAGATGCTGGGCGGGCCCGTGCGCGACCGCATCCGCCTCTACTGGTCTCACTGCGGGACGTACCGGGTCAGGGCCCACAAGGAAATGCAGATCCCGCCGGTGCGGTCGCTCGACGACATCGTGAAGCTGGGCAAGGAAGTGGTCGCCAAGGGCTATACGGCGCTCAAGACCAACGTGCTGCTCTTCGGTGACAACCCGCGCAACTACGCCCCGGGCTTCGCCCGCGCGGCCGAGGGGTTCCCCGAGCTGAACCCCGACCGCTACGTGATCAAGGGCATCCAGGACCAGTTGGCCGCCTTCCGCGAGGGCGCGGGGCCGAACATGGACATCATGGTGGACCTCAACTTCAACTACAAGACGGAAGGCTTCGTGAAGATGGCGCGCGCGATGGAGCCCTTCGATCTCCTGTGGATGGAGCTCGACACGCGGGACCCGAAGGCGCTCCAGTACATCCGCAGCCGCGCGCCCATGCCCGTCGCCTCGTGCGAGAGCCTGTTCGGGCGGCGGGACTACCGGCCGTACTTCGAGAACTACTCCGTGGACGTGGCGATCATCGACACGCCCTGGAACGGGGTGGGGGAGTCGGTCAAGATCGCCAACATGGCGGACACGTACGAGATCAACATCGCCCCGCACAACTTCTACGGGCCGCTCGCGACGATGATGAGCGCGCACTTCTGCGCGGTCGTCCCCAACCTGCGCATCATGGAGACCGATCCCGACACGGTGCCCTGGCACGACGACCTCGTGACCGTGAAACCCGCCATCAAGGACGGCCACATGAGTCTGCCGACTGGTCCTGGCTGGGGCACCGAGATCAACGAGGCGACCGTGCGGGCCCATCCGCCCCGCCAGCGGTGA
- a CDS encoding amino acid ABC transporter substrate-binding protein has product MRRLLTSTALALLLAVPSLAAAQEDTLAKIKRTSAITIGYTETSAPFSSVGPSGTPQGYSIDLCLRIADSIKKDLSLSQLDVKWAKVTAENRIASVANGAVDIECGTTTKTLSRMAQVDFTLLTFLDGGSLLVTTASGIGKLTDLPGKRVAVIPTTTTERAIRDVVRKLSLQNVTLLSVKDHAEGLAALDAGKIDAYASDRALLVGLVAGSKDRAKLRVIEDFISYEPYAFMVRRGDANFQLAVNRTLTRLYRSAEVVPIYEKWFGPFPEGGSLIAALYVLNSVPE; this is encoded by the coding sequence ATGCGACGGCTGCTGACCTCGACCGCCCTCGCGTTGCTGCTGGCGGTCCCCTCATTGGCGGCCGCGCAGGAGGACACGCTCGCGAAGATCAAGCGGACGAGCGCCATCACCATTGGCTACACCGAGACGTCGGCGCCGTTTTCCTCCGTGGGCCCCAGCGGCACGCCGCAGGGGTACTCGATCGATCTCTGCCTGCGCATCGCCGACAGCATCAAAAAGGACCTCTCGCTGTCGCAACTCGACGTCAAGTGGGCCAAGGTGACCGCGGAGAATCGCATCGCTTCCGTCGCCAACGGCGCTGTGGACATCGAGTGCGGCACGACGACGAAGACGCTCTCCCGCATGGCGCAGGTGGACTTCACGCTGCTGACCTTCCTCGACGGCGGCAGCCTGCTCGTGACGACCGCCTCCGGCATCGGCAAGCTCACGGACCTGCCCGGCAAGCGCGTGGCGGTCATCCCGACCACGACGACCGAGCGGGCCATCCGCGATGTCGTCAGGAAGCTCTCGCTCCAGAACGTGACGCTTCTGTCCGTGAAGGACCATGCGGAGGGGCTCGCCGCCCTCGACGCGGGCAAGATCGACGCCTACGCCTCGGACCGGGCGCTCCTGGTCGGGCTGGTCGCCGGCTCGAAGGACCGGGCCAAGCTGAGGGTCATCGAGGACTTTATCTCGTACGAGCCCTACGCGTTCATGGTCCGCCGGGGCGACGCGAACTTCCAGCTGGCGGTCAACCGCACGCTGACCCGGCTCTACCGCAGCGCCGAGGTCGTGCCGATCTACGAGAAGTGGTTCGGGCCGTTCCCCGAGGGCGGCAGCCTGATCGCGGCGCTGTACGTGCTGAACAGCGTGCCCGAGTAA
- a CDS encoding ATP-dependent Clp protease proteolytic subunit: MRVVWAAWVQGLLGLAKAALFITLAVVIVQQVYFGPNRLAAARTDVINRFEQERKSRVIALIHRQETVSVFGVPVSSNITIEDSEAVLRAIRLTPDAQPIDVILHTPGGQVLAAEQIAKALSERKAKVTVFVPHYAMSGGTIIALAADLIVMDANAVLGPVDPQIGDMPAASIVRMVEIKGPANVSDQMLVLADVAQKARIQVAYFVSQILLRKRYPQKKAIEIATILSEGRWTHDFPILVVNAKQLGLPVSTDMPRTVYDLMDLYPQGAKGRPSVLYVPVRRGFGGSDLFPSLPGLMP, translated from the coding sequence GTGCGCGTCGTCTGGGCCGCGTGGGTGCAGGGGCTGCTGGGCCTGGCGAAGGCGGCACTGTTTATCACGCTGGCCGTCGTCATCGTCCAGCAGGTCTACTTCGGGCCCAACCGCCTCGCCGCGGCGCGCACCGACGTCATCAACCGCTTCGAACAGGAGCGCAAATCGCGCGTCATCGCGCTGATCCACCGGCAGGAGACGGTCAGCGTCTTTGGCGTCCCGGTCTCGAGCAACATCACCATCGAAGACTCCGAGGCCGTGCTGCGCGCCATCAGGCTCACGCCGGACGCCCAGCCCATCGACGTCATCCTGCACACTCCCGGCGGCCAGGTCCTGGCCGCCGAGCAGATCGCCAAGGCGCTCTCGGAGCGCAAGGCGAAGGTGACGGTCTTCGTGCCCCACTACGCCATGAGCGGCGGCACCATCATCGCGCTCGCGGCGGACCTGATCGTCATGGACGCCAACGCGGTGCTCGGGCCCGTGGACCCGCAGATCGGCGACATGCCGGCCGCCTCGATCGTGCGCATGGTCGAGATCAAAGGCCCGGCCAACGTCAGCGACCAGATGCTGGTGCTGGCCGACGTGGCGCAGAAGGCGCGCATCCAGGTCGCGTACTTCGTGTCGCAGATCCTCCTGCGCAAGCGCTACCCGCAGAAGAAGGCGATCGAGATCGCGACGATCCTCTCCGAGGGACGATGGACGCACGACTTCCCGATCCTGGTGGTCAACGCGAAGCAGCTCGGGCTGCCCGTCTCCACGGACATGCCGCGCACGGTCTACGACCTGATGGATCTCTACCCCCAGGGCGCCAAGGGCCGGCCGTCGGTGCTCTACGTCCCGGTCAGGCGCGGCTTCGGCGGGTCGGACCTGTTCCCGTCGCTGCCGGGCCTCATGCCGTAG
- a CDS encoding CPXCG motif-containing cysteine-rich protein, translating into MTYSCAFCGEDNEVLADPSGARRQTFTEDCTVCCRPNLITLVFDGDDVRLDVVQEYEA; encoded by the coding sequence GTGACATACAGTTGCGCGTTCTGCGGCGAGGACAACGAGGTCCTCGCGGACCCGAGCGGCGCCAGACGCCAGACCTTCACCGAGGACTGTACCGTGTGCTGCCGGCCGAACCTGATCACGCTCGTCTTCGATGGGGACGACGTCCGCCTCGACGTGGTCCAGGAGTACGAGGCGTGA